DNA sequence from the Pseudostreptobacillus hongkongensis genome:
ACTTTTCAAATAAGAATACTGAATCAGGTCCTCCTGAAAAAGCTATTAGTATTTTATCACCTTTATTAATCAAATCATTTTCTTTAATAAAACTTAAAAACATTCTAATCCCCTTTATTTACAACTTCTACTCCATTATAGAAAAACTTTATAATTTCTTCATAATTCATATTATAGTCTTGAGCCATAGATTTTGAACTCCATTGTGAAAAACCAACACCATGTCCATACCCTGAACCTATAACATTTATACCATTATCTAATATATCTAGTGTATATGATGTAGATTTTATATTAGTAGTAGAAAATTTTCTCCTAAATTCTAAACCTTTATATACTTTAGATAAACTCTTATCTTCATTATATAAAGTCAAGGTATCTACTCTTCCACTTTCTGTATATGTTGCATCAAAACTAGAAACTATAAACCCTACTTCTTTAACTATATCATTCATGGGTATTAGATATTTCCAATTTAATACACTATCAGGAACATATTTAGAATAATTATCTTCAACACCAATTAAATAATCAAAATGATTTCCATATACTTCCTTACTACTTGCTGTATGACCCCCACTATATGAATGAAATAATGCATCTATTAAAGTCCCCTTATATTTAATAACAAGTCCTTCTGTAGATTTTATGGCTTTTTCTATATTTTTCACATCTTTTTGAGGTATACCTTGATACATCTGAGATCTCGTGTCATCATATAAGTCAAAATCTTTTTTAAATCTAGATATATTTTTATATGCATAAGTTCTTGAAATTATAGCTTGTGCTTTTAAAGATTCTAATGGAAAAGAACTAGGTATTTCATAAGGAAGAACTCCTAATAAATATTTCTCCATATCTAAAGTATTTACTATTTCCAATTTAGAATTATTCGCTTTTATATAGAAGTTTCCATAATATTTAAGTTTGCCAACTTGAATAGTATCACTAGGATTTAATATTTCTATATTATCATAGTAATTTCCATCAAACATAATTTTATTATCCACAGCCTTTAATTCAATATTATATAAAGAAACTTTTTGTCCATTTATTTTCATATTACTTGTTAATATTAAATTAAGTTTTTCTTTATCAAGACTTGCAAGTCTTACTCTTATATCATTTATATTCTTTATACTTTTCTGCTCTGTTTTTTCATTTTTAGCTGTATTACTAATATTTTTAATTTCATTTGTTTTATCGGAAATATTCTTATATTTCTCATTCATACTTACTGTACTACAAGAATAAAAGAATATTAATGACATTAAAATTAATTTCTTTCTCATTTAACTTCATTTCTCTTTCTTAAATGTTCTTCATGTGTTTTTGAATAATATGTTTTACCTCCACTCATAAAGAAAAATAAATACTCACTTTCAGGCGCATTTATTGTAATTTCTATAGTATCCTTATCAGGATTACATATAGGTGTTGGTGGTAATCCTTTATGCTTATAGGTATTGTATAAAGACTCATTATTTTGTAACTCTTTCTTATATGCCATTCTTCCTAAATCATATTTTAAAGTGGCATCTGACTGTAATAACATATTTATTCTTAATCTATGTTTGAATACTCCAGCAACTTTTTCTCTATCATTCCCTCCTGTTTCAAACATTACTACTGATGCTAATTTTAAATCTTCATAAAACTTTTTCTTATCAGGATATTTTTCTGAAGGGAATTTCTTCAAAAATTCTCCAAGTATAGTTTTTGCAATAAAATCTGGACCTGCATTTTTAGGAATAAAATATGTTTCTGGATATAGATACCCATCAAAATTATCTTTTTCATGATAATATGGAAAATCTACTTTATTTAAAGCTCTTAACATATCTTCTTTATTAGCCAGACCTAAAGATTCTATTCTTTCAAAAATTTGATTTTGAGTAAATCCTTCCGGTATTGTTAATACTATATTTTGAGTATCTGTACTCTTTAAAAGTTCAAAAAGCTCTTTCTTAGTTATATTATTCTTAATTTCATAATTTCCTGTAACTAAATTTTGATTATTCAACTTAAAATATATTTTATCTAAAAGAGTATAACTTAAGCCTAGTTTTTTATATACATTTAAAAATCCATCGCCTTTTTCAACTGTTATACTATTTATATCAAAATTTCTTTTAACTACAAATATATCTGCATAGAATAAACCAAAAGAAATTAATATTATAGAAAAAATTGTTATGTATATTTTTTTATATCCTTTTTTATTTTTTTTCTTCATTTATTTTTTCTCCTGCTAATACTTTAAAAAATCCTAATTTTATTTCATCTTCAAACACTATATTAATTACCGTAAATAATATAGGTCCTAGAAGAAATCCTATTATACCAAATAATAAGAATCCAACAAACATAGATAAAAGCGATATAATAGGGTGTAAATCAAAACTTCCTGTTAATATATATGGTTCAATAGACATTCTAAATATTGAAACAGCTATATATATTAATAAGATCGATATAGCCCCTTTATAGTTACCTTGTATAAATAAATAAAGTGCCCAAGGTTGAAGTAAGGGACCTGTACCTATTAAAGGTAGGGCATCTAATAATGCACTTATTATAGATAAAATTAGCACATACTTTATATTAAGTGATATATGATTAATAATTGTATAGCCTACAAACATAAACACAAACACTAAAGATACTATTATTGCTTGTGATCTAATATATGTAAAAAGAGTGTCTATACTATTTGTTTTAACTATTTGCATTTTTTTTAGCCAACTTTTTGGAAATTGATTCTTAAAAAAAACTTTAATTTCTTCCATATTATTTGAGATAATATACGTTGAAATTATAGTAATCACAAAACTTACAATTAATTCTGGTAAATATTTAATATACACAAACATATTATTTATAATCTGATAAATATAATCTGAAAATTTACCTATAAAAGAATTAAGTCCTTCTTTTATATATTCTTGTAAATAATCTGGTAATTTAGGTAAATAACTGTTGTATCTTTCTATAGCTAAATTACCATAACGATGTAGTACTGTGTAATTAATTTTTATCCACTCTGATAATTTTAGTAATTCCATAAGTATTAAAAATACTAAATATGAAATTAATGAAGCTATTATACAAAATATCAAAGTTATTACTAAAAAATTTATTTTCTTATTATCTATTTTCAGAAATTTAGAAAATTTATTTGTAATTTTTTTTGAAAACAGTGCTATTATAATTCCTATAGTAAAAGGATATAGAAAAAGTGATACTTTTACCATTAAAATCATAACTATAATAATAGTTAATATTCTCAATGTTGGCATATAATTTTTTATATTATACTTCATTTTAATTTACTTCTCCTGATAGAATTTTAAAGAATCCATTTTTTATTTCATCTTCAAATACTATAGTCATTACAGTAAATATTATTGGTCCATAAAGGAATCCTAAAACTCCAAATAATTTAAATCCTACAAATAATGATATAAGTGATATTAATGGATTTATGCTTAAATTAGCACTTAATACTTTTGGTTCCATTATTGCTCTTAAAACCCATACTATTAGATAAAGTATTATTATTGCCATACCCATACCTATTTGAGACGTTGCAATCAAGTATATAGACCAAGGTATTAAAACTGATCCTGTTCCTAATATAGGCAATGCATCTACTAAAGCTATCAATATAGCTAACATTAATACATAATTTATTTTACCAAAAATTAAACTTATAACACTAAACCCTATAAATAATTCAACAAAACACAATAATACTAGTATTAATTGTGATTTAAAATACTTATATGCTACTGAAAAAACGTCTATTCTAATTAAATCAAATTTATTAATCCAAGACTTTGGAAATTGTTTATCAAAAAAATCATAAACTGCTTCTGTATCATTTGCCATTAAATATGTAGCAGTTATAGTTATTATTAAATATACTAATAATATTGGTAAATTAAGTGTTAATGATAATAAGTAATTTAAAAAACTTATACTGAAGCCTGTCATTTTAGTTACTAAATAATTTAAACCATTTTTTAAACTAAGTTGAACAAATTCAGGAAGTATAATTTTAAAACCATCAAATTGATTTAAAATATCAGTAATATAGTCTTTAGAATTCCCTATATTTGATATAAGCCAGTTAATAAATGAATATAGCTCTGAAAAAGATACTATCAACAATACTAATATTAGTGCTGATATTATCAAATAAAACGATGTAATTACTATACCATTTGAAAGTTTCTTACTCCACTTAAGTTTGTGTTGTAAATAATTTGAAACAGGTCTTGTTAATGTTACAACACCTAAAGCTAATACAAAAGGTAGAAAAAATACTCCTATTTTAAAAGCAAGTAAAACTGTAATAAATACAGTAAATATATGTATTAAAGGTAAAAATCTATTTAATGTAAATTCTTTTTTAGCCAAGTTAAACCTCCTATTTTAATATTTATAATTATAGCATAATTATCATTTTAACTCTACTAAATTTATCTTAGAAAAAAAGTAGAAATTAAATCTCTACTTTTAATAAATTAATAATTTTTTTGTTATTTTAAAAGAAAAACTAGATTACCTGAACTGCACCCATAATCTTGGACACAAGATTGGATGTGCAGTTTTTTTATGAGTAAATTAACAAGAAAAGATAAAATTGAAATATATGAAAGAAGGAAAAAAGGAGAAACAATTTCTTCTTTAACTAAAGCTTTTGATGTTCATGAATCTAATATTAGATATTTAATTACTTTAATTAAAAAACATGGATATGATATTTTAAGAAAAGATAAAAATAGAACTTATTCTAAAGATTTTAAACTACAAATAATTAATAGAATTTTAATTAGTCATGAGTCTATTAATTATGTTGCTCTTGATATTGGTTTAGTATCTTCTGGTATTTTACATAATTGGCTTTCAAAATTTAAAGAAAATGGGTATAATGTTATAGAAAAGAAAAAAGGAAGGAAACCTAAATCTATGACTAAACCTAAGAAAAATAATAAAACATTATCTGAAAAAGAAAAAATTAAACAATTGGAAGATGAAATACTTTATCTAAAAGCTGAAAATGAATACTTAAAAAAATTGAGAGCTCTAGTTCAAGAAAGGGAGCTAAAAGAGAAGAAAAAGTAAGAGTAATAGCCGAACTTAGAGCTAAATATCCTTTCAGAATGTTATTAAAGATTGCTGGAATATCAAGATCAGTATATTATTACTATATTAATAAAAAAGATATTGATGAGAAGAATAAAGATATCATTGAAAAACTTAAAGAAATTTACTATGTAAATAAAGGAAGATACGGTTATCGCAGAGTAACATTGGAATTAAAAAATCAAGGTTTAAATATTAATCATAAAAAAGTACAAAGACTTATGAAGAAACTTAATTTACAAAGTATTATCCGTAAAAAAAGAAAATATTCTTCATACAAAGGTCTTATAGGAAAGATAGCTGATAACCATATTAAAAGAAATTTTGAAGCAACAGCTCCAAATCAAAAATGGTTTACAGATGTGACAGAATTTAATTTAAGAGGAGAAAAGTTATACTTATCACCAATATTAGATGCTTATGGAAGATATATAGTTTCATATGATATTTCACGTAGTCCTAACTTAGAGCAGATAAATCATATGTTAAATTTAGCATTTAAAGAAAATGAAAATTATGAGAATTTGATATTTCATAGTGATCAAGGATGGCAATATCAGCATTATTCATATCAAGAAAAATTGAAAGAGAAGAAGATAATTCAAAGTATGTCAAGAAAAGGAAATAGTTTAGATAATGGATTAATGGAATGTTTCTTTGGGTTGTTAAAATCAGAAATGTTTTATGAACAAGAAGAAAAATACAAGACATTAGAAGAATTGAAGGAAGCAATAGAAGATTATATATATTATTACAATAACAAAAGAATAAAGGAAAAATTAAAAGGATTAACTCCTGCTTCTTACAGAAATCAATCCTTATTAGTTAGTTAAATTAATTTGTCCAACTTTTTGGGGTCAGTACAATTCTGCTTCTTTTTTTAATTTTTTCCCTACTTTAACTTTTATGAACTTATTATTTTTAAAAGTTTTCTCTAAATTCTTTGAAAACCCATTCAATAGATCCTTAACTGAATTTTCTATAATCCTGTTTGCTAATTCTTCTATATCATCATCAATATAACTTTTATGAATCAAGCCACACTGAGGACACCATAATTCAATTAAATCTTCATTTTCATAATCATCAATAGAAATCATAAACTTTTCACCATATGATGGGCATTTCATTTGAATGAATCCATCCTTATCTCCATGTATTGTAATTTCATATTTCATTTCCGACATAAAACTCCTCCCTAATCTATACATTCCATAATTTCAGATATATCACAATTAAGCTCCTCGCATATTTTTAATATCACATCTGTAGTTACATTTTCATCTTTCTTTAATTTATAAAATGTACTTCTACTAATCCCCGTTTTATCGATAAAATCTTTATGCTTTATATCTCTATCAATCAATAGTTTACACAGTTTCTTATAGCTCAATTTCATTACAAATCGCCTTTTCTTTCATACTTTTTTATTATTATATCATATAAAAGTTTAATTTTTCAAACTAAATGATATAAATAAACCTTGCTATTATTCTGAAAAAAGAATATAATAAAGTTGGAGGTGAAAATATGTCGTACATAACCATAAAAGAAGCGTCATGCTTGTGGGGAATAAGTGAAAGAAGAATCACTAAATTATGCAATGAAAATAGAATAGATGGTGCAATCAAATTCGGATGGAGTTGGGCTATTCCAACAGATGCAAAAAAACCAGATGACGCAAGAGTTAAAAGCGATAAAGAAAAAGTTAACCATATTCATTTTCCAGAAGAACCAGTTTTAATACGCAAATGGGCAATGCCAAACAAAAACACATTTAGCATTAAACCAATAAAAGAACTTATATCTGAAGAACTAACTGATGGTTTGTGGATAGATCCTTTTGCGAATAATAATAAATTTGCGACAATCACAAATGACCTAAATCAAGAGTTTGATACAGATTACCATCTTGACGCACTAGATTTTTTTAAATTATTTAATGATAATTCTATTGATGGAATACTGTACGACCCACCCTATTCACCTAGGCAAGTTAGTGAATGCTATAACGATGTAGGTTATAACGTTACTTGGGACACAACAAAAGCCTCCTTTTGGTCTAATCACAAAAAGGAAATATCCCGTATATTAAAGATTGGCGGAAAAATTATAACTTTTGGATGGAATAGTGGCGGTATAGGAATGGCGTACGGTTTTAAAAAAACAAAAATCCTTCTTGTTCCTCATGGAGGATGGCACAACGATACTATTTGTACAGTCGAGTTAAAAATCAAAAATAAATCAAATAATAAGTATAATACTGGAGAAAAAGTTCAAATGAAAAAAAAAGAAACTGATAATGATAAAAAGATAATAAATTGGATTGAAAATTTACCTGCTGATTTTTGGGATTTCAAATCAGAAGATACACGTGAATTAACTCATGGTTTTCATTCCTATCCAGCAACAATGATCTATCCTATAAGTAGAAATATAATAAAAAAGATGAAAGATATTTATACAATAAATTCTCTTTTTGATCCATTTTCTGGATCAGGAACAGTTCCCGTAGAAGGTATGATTGCCAATATACCAACTGTATATGCAACTGACTTAAATCCACTTTCTATAATTCTCACAAAAGTAAAAACTAAAGTTTTAGATAAATCTGAGCTTTTAAAATGGCATAATTTAATGAAAGAAAGGATTGAAGAATTAATTAGCGAGAATTCTAATATTATCTCTTCATTAGAAAATTATATAATCGAAAATAATATTAATATATACGATAAACATGGTTGGGGAGACAACGCAAAAGAATTTTTAAAGGATTTTATGATTCAACACGGATTTTCTACAGAAATTGTAACAACACTTCCTGATTTCAAAAACTTAGGGTATTGGTTTAAGCCTAATGTAGTTTTACATATCCAAATTATAAAAAACGTGTTGGAAACAATGCCTGATTTAAAAATAAAAAATTTTTTTATGATTTCTTTAAGTGAAACCATACGATTAGCATCTAATAAAAGAAATGGTGAATTTAAAATGTATAGAATCGATAAGAAGAAATTACCTTCTTTTAATCCAAATGTTTTGAATGTATTCTTTGAAATAGTCGATAAAAATATATCTAGAATGGATGAATTTTATAAAATAGTAAATAATAATAATTCTATTGTTAAAACAACTCTTGATGATACTAGATTTCTCACAACCATACCAAATAATTCAATAGACTTAATCATAACATCACCTCCATATGGCGATAGTAGAACAACTGTTGCCTATGGGGAATTTAGCAAACTATCATTGCAATGGGTTGGGCTAGATGAAAATTCCTTAGATATTGACATTAATAAGATTGATAAAGAATTATTAGGTGGTAAGAATTTTAATAATGGATTTGAATTCGATTTATGTAGTCCAACCTTAGGAGACGCACTACAGAAAATATCAGCACTCGATATAAAAAGAAGCGGTGATGTATATAGCTTTTATAACGACCTAAATTCTTGTCTAAGTAAATGCTCACAAAAATCCAAAATAAATACCTATCAATTTTGGGTAGTTGGAAATAGGACTGTCAAAGGTGTATATTTGAAAACTGATGAAATATTAGTTGAGCTTGCAAAAGAACACAATTTACACCATGTAACAACATTTACAAGGAATATCCATAATAAGGTTATGCCATCACTTAATTCACCAACTAACGAAAAAGGAAAAACTGTCACTACAATGACAAATGAATTCATCGTAGTTCTACGAAAAGTGTAGATTATACTCTCTCTAAAAAAATAATTGGTAAGCATCTTTAATCTGGTTAAATAACCAATCGTGATGCTTACCTTTTTAGTTTTATCTAGACCAAATTTTTACTTTTTTCATAAATAATTCATCAAAATATTGAGGATGTATCCTAAAACCTGTACCATGATCATGAGCCCTACCATCTGGGTACTGCCCTATACGAATATCTATTTTTACTACTCCTTTTTCTAATAAGTCCATAAGTCCTTCATAGTCAAAATCAGATAGTTCATACGCTTCATAAAAAAGGAATTCTTCATTTTTCCCTATATTTCTTGATTTTGCCTTTACATATACCAATGTATGCTTATATTTTTTATAAAACGCCTTCCTTAATTGCTCTCTTTCCCAATAAGCCTCCTCAATTGTACTATTTCCAATTAGGCTAATCTTTTCATCTAAACACTTAATGCCTAAAGTTTGACCCGTATCAGCTATTCTTGATTGTATATTTGCTGACAAAGTAGTATGTAAAACCTTTTTTTCATTATCATAATTATCACTTGTATAACCATATGTATTTAACAAATAATTATTGATTCTTGGTGGCTTTGGAGTTTTGGTAAAAAGTGTTAACATACTCGAATCTGTATCTCTAGCTGCTTTTAATTCGTATACCCCGAAATCAGGTTCTGCTGCATTGTTTTCGTTGATACCTAATAAATCTTCCAATGTCTTACCTATTCCTGTAGGACCACTTCTATGTGTCTTAATCCATCCATCGATGCTTATTTCATCCATTTTTCTTTTAAAATCTTCTAAAGTGCTAATCATTCTCAGCATCCTCCTTTAAAAATAATTCATATGGTTCAATTTTAAGGGCTATAGAAATTTTCTGAATATTGCCTAGAGATATACTTCGTTTTTCTCGCTCTATATCACTAATATAAGTACGATGCAAACCAGCTTTAAATGCTAGTTCTTCTTGTGACAATGATTGTTTCAATCGATTTTTCTTTACATTATTTGCAAATATTTTATATATATCCATAGCTATCCTCCTTTTTGTCAGCATACCACTTTTTCATACAATATGTCTACATACAATAAGTTACACAAATACTTATCTCTCAGTTTCCTTTGAAGCTTCTTTCTTCTCAATAGGTTTTGCTTTTTCTTCAGCATTATATTTTTTTATTGTCCAAAGTACAGATTCTTTCTTTTCTTCTTGGTTTTTCATCTATTCCTTTGCTTTTAAAAGCTTAGACGATATGATTCTAAAATTAGTATGCTCTTTTCCATTATCATCAATGGATGTTCTTACCTGACCAAAAAGCTTTACCAAGTCTCCTTGCTTAAAATCCTTTGAAATATCTCCCTTATCTCCATAAGCCGAACAATTTGTATAAGTCTTATTTCCCTCATCGTCTTTTGACACAACTGAGAAATTAACCACTTTAAAGGCTTCTCCATTCTTATTTTCTCTTTCAATTGCTTCAACCTCACCTACTATATTTCCAACAATATTCACCAAATCATTATCTTCTTTTTCAATTGCTACACTTTCTTTAATCTGTCCATTTTCTCTGAGTTCGTCAATCAAGTAATCAAATTCATCATTAAGTAAGCTCATACTGTCATTATCCATATACTCCTGGTACAACCTATCCAAGGTATCTTTATCATTGATACCTTTTTCAAAACTAATTAGTGCCTTTGCAAAATCTTCGTGATTTTCGTTTACCATTTGTTCTAGTGTATTTCTCATTTCTTTGTAGTTCATAATATAACTCTATTTTTCTACTAAAAATAAAGGAGCTGTCCACAAATAGAATAATGAACTGCACCCATAATCTTGGACACAAGATTGGAGGTGCAGTTTTTTTTATGAGTAAATTAACAATAAAAGATAAAATTGAAATATATGAAAGAAGGAAAAAAGGAGAAACAATTTCTTCTTTAACTAAAGCTTTTGATGTTCATGAATCTAATATTAGATATTTAATTACTTTAATTAAAAAACATGGATATGATATTTTAAGAAAAGATAAAAATAGAACATATTCTAAAGATTTTAAACTACAAATAATTAATAGAATTTTAATTAGTCATGAGTCTATTAATTATGTTGCTCTTGATATTGGTTTAGTATCTTCTGGTATTTTACATAATTGGCTTTCAAAATTTAAAGAAAATGGGTATAATGTTATAGAAAAGAAAAAAGGAAGGAAACCTAAATCTATGACTAAACCTAAGAAAAATAATAAAACATTATCTGAAAAAGAAAAAATTAAACAATTGGAAGATGAACTACTTTATCTAAAAGCTGAAAATGAATACTTAAAAAAATTGAGAGCTCTAGTTCAAGAAAGGGAGCTAAAAGAGAAGAAAAAGTAAGAGTAATAGCCGAACTTAGAGCTAAATATCCTTTCAAAATGTTATTAAAGATTGCTGGAATATCAAGATCAGTATATTATTACTATATTAATAAAAAAGATATTGATGAGAAGAATAAAGATATTATTGAAAAACTTAAAGAAATTTACTATGTAAATAAAGGAAGATACGGTTATCGTAGAGTAACATTGGAATTAAAAAATCAAGGTTTAAATATTAATCATAAAAAAGTACAAAGACTTATGAAGAAACTTAATTTACAAAGTATTATCCGTAAAAAAAGAAAATATTCTTCATACAAAGGTCTTATAGGAAAGATAGCTAATAACCATATTAAAAGAAATTTTGAAGCAACAGCTCCAAATCAAAAATGGTTTACAGATGTGACAGAATTTAATTTAAGAGGAGAAAAGTTATACTTATCACCAATATTAGATGCTTATGGAAGATATATAGTTTCATATGATATTTCACGCAGTCCTAACTTAGAGCAGATAAATCATATGTTAAATTTGGCATTTAAAGAAAATGAAAATTATGAAAATTTGATATTTCATAGTGATCAAGGATGGCAATATCAGCATTATTCATATCAAGAAAAATTGAAAGAGAAGAAGATAACTCAAAGTATGTCAAGAAAAGGAAATAGTTTAGATAATGGATTAATGGAATGTTTCTTTGGGTTGTTAAAATCAGAAATGTTTTATGAACAAGAATAAAAATACAAGACATTAGAAGAATTGAAGGAAGCAATAGAAGATTATATATATTATTACAATAATAAAAGAATAAAGGAAAAATTAAAAGGATTAACTCCTGCTTCTTACAGAAATCAATTCTTATTAGTTAGTTAAATTAATTTGTCCAACTTTTTGGAGTCAGTACTAAAAATTTATATTTTTTATTTTTTTTTATCATTATTTTTATTTTCTAAATTTTCTTTAATGTTTTTATTAATCTCTTTTTCATTTAAAGGTAAAAATTTATCTTTATTACTAAATTTTTCACCTTTCAATGCTTTATCTGTTATTTTAACTTCATTACCTAGAGCTTTATCAAGTTCTCTTTTCCATTCTGGCATTGCCATAGTATACTGCGGTATATATCTGTTAGCTGCTTCCCTTTCTTTTTTTCTTGTTCTTGTCTTTCTTTTTCTTCTTTTTCAGCCTTAGATTCTTCTATTTTCTTTTTTACCGCTTTATATCCATCCTCTATTAAACTTCCAACTTCTCCAGTAATATAAGGAGTAGCAACTCCTACTGTTCCTGCTATAAATTCTCCAACTTTACGTCCATTTTCTCTCCCTTTTTCACCTAAAAACTCATCTTTAGGTATTTCAAATTCAGGTTTTAATGGTTTTTCTTCTGGTAATTTAGGTTCATTTAAATTAACCGGTTTTATCTCTTGCTGATTATTTTCTACATTAGATAAACTAATAAATGGAACACAAAATATTAACGCAATTATAATTGATTTTTTCATTTTTCCCTCCTAAAACATATATTTAAATATCAATATTATCCAAAATATAACAGGTTTTATAACTAAAATCGAATTAATTTTGTTTATTATATTTTTATTTTGTTTATACTTAAATAAGCAAATCATTAAATCAAAGATACATAAAATAACTATCGTATGATAAAGATAGTCATTATTAAATAAAAATCCATAACACATAGTAAAAATAAAAAATAAAATTTTCAATATATACTTTATTTTACTACTCATTTATACCTCCTTATTTCTATTGTTCCAGAACTTATTGTACTTAGTATACACTTAGAAAAAACATAAGTCAAATATATATTTTTTATATAAACCATAAATTTTATATATTTTTAAAAGTTTAAAATTAATAATTTAAGACATAAATAATTAAAATTTAATATTATCTAATATATTATTTTTTGTATAGTTAATAACAATAAAAAATTATTGAAGCATAATATTTTACAATTTCAATTTTTTTAATCCCTATTTTTATTATCTTATCTATAAAAACAAAAAGAGCAAAATAAATTTCTGATATATTAAATAGAAAATCTATACTTAATTTCCAAGACATCAATAATAATATTATCAATATTATATTATCCATTATTATTTTATATATCTCCTTTTTATATTTCACTACTTCATTTTTATCATCTACTTTTAATTTTTCTTTATCTATCAAAATTATATTCATAATATTATTTAATATTATAACTAAAATTACAATCAAAATTTTCATTTTATCCTCTTTTCTATTTTTCAAATTGTCCAATTTCATATTCATCATCCCAGTTTAAATGTTTAAATTCATCTAAAACAAAT
Encoded proteins:
- a CDS encoding helix-turn-helix domain-containing protein, with protein sequence MKLSYKKLCKLLIDRDIKHKDFIDKTGISRSTFYKLKKDENVTTDVILKICEELNCDISEIMECID
- the ytvI gene encoding sporulation integral membrane protein YtvI, whose amino-acid sequence is MAKKEFTLNRFLPLIHIFTVFITVLLAFKIGVFFLPFVLALGVVTLTRPVSNYLQHKLKWSKKLSNGIVITSFYLIISALILVLLIVSFSELYSFINWLISNIGNSKDYITDILNQFDGFKIILPEFVQLSLKNGLNYLVTKMTGFSISFLNYLLSLTLNLPILLVYLIITITATYLMANDTEAVYDFFDKQFPKSWINKFDLIRIDVFSVAYKYFKSQLILVLLCFVELFIGFSVISLIFGKINYVLMLAILIALVDALPILGTGSVLIPWSIYLIATSQIGMGMAIIILYLIVWVLRAIMEPKVLSANLSINPLISLISLFVGFKLFGVLGFLYGPIIFTVMTIVFEDEIKNGFFKILSGEVN
- a CDS encoding SpoIID/LytB domain-containing protein; translated protein: MRKKLILMSLIFFYSCSTVSMNEKYKNISDKTNEIKNISNTAKNEKTEQKSIKNINDIRVRLASLDKEKLNLILTSNMKINGQKVSLYNIELKAVDNKIMFDGNYYDNIEILNPSDTIQVGKLKYYGNFYIKANNSKLEIVNTLDMEKYLLGVLPYEIPSSFPLESLKAQAIISRTYAYKNISRFKKDFDLYDDTRSQMYQGIPQKDVKNIEKAIKSTEGLVIKYKGTLIDALFHSYSGGHTASSKEVYGNHFDYLIGVEDNYSKYVPDSVLNWKYLIPMNDIVKEVGFIVSSFDATYTESGRVDTLTLYNEDKSLSKVYKGLEFRRKFSTTNIKSTSYTLDILDNGINVIGSGYGHGVGFSQWSSKSMAQDYNMNYEEIIKFFYNGVEVVNKGD
- the mltG gene encoding endolytic transglycosylase MltG, which gives rise to MKKKNKKGYKKIYITIFSIILISFGLFYADIFVVKRNFDINSITVEKGDGFLNVYKKLGLSYTLLDKIYFKLNNQNLVTGNYEIKNNITKKELFELLKSTDTQNIVLTIPEGFTQNQIFERIESLGLANKEDMLRALNKVDFPYYHEKDNFDGYLYPETYFIPKNAGPDFIAKTILGEFLKKFPSEKYPDKKKFYEDLKLASVVMFETGGNDREKVAGVFKHRLRINMLLQSDATLKYDLGRMAYKKELQNNESLYNTYKHKGLPPTPICNPDKDTIEITINAPESEYLFFFMSGGKTYYSKTHEEHLRKRNEVK
- the ytvI gene encoding sporulation integral membrane protein YtvI; translation: MKYNIKNYMPTLRILTIIIVMILMVKVSLFLYPFTIGIIIALFSKKITNKFSKFLKIDNKKINFLVITLIFCIIASLISYLVFLILMELLKLSEWIKINYTVLHRYGNLAIERYNSYLPKLPDYLQEYIKEGLNSFIGKFSDYIYQIINNMFVYIKYLPELIVSFVITIISTYIISNNMEEIKVFFKNQFPKSWLKKMQIVKTNSIDTLFTYIRSQAIIVSLVFVFMFVGYTIINHISLNIKYVLILSIISALLDALPLIGTGPLLQPWALYLFIQGNYKGAISILLIYIAVSIFRMSIEPYILTGSFDLHPIISLLSMFVGFLLFGIIGFLLGPILFTVINIVFEDEIKLGFFKVLAGEKINEEKK
- a CDS encoding IS3 family transposase (programmed frameshift), translated to MSKLTRKDKIEIYERRKKGETISSLTKAFDVHESNIRYLITLIKKHGYDILRKDKNRTYSKDFKLQIINRILISHESINYVALDIGLVSSGILHNWLSKFKENGYNVIEKKKGRKPKSMTKPKKNNKTLSEKEKIKQLEDEILYLKAENEYLKKLRALVQERELKEKKKLRVIAELRAKYPFRMLLKIAGISRSVYYYYINKKDIDEKNKDIIEKLKEIYYVNKGRYGYRRVTLELKNQGLNINHKKVQRLMKKLNLQSIIRKKRKYSSYKGLIGKIADNHIKRNFEATAPNQKWFTDVTEFNLRGEKLYLSPILDAYGRYIVSYDISRSPNLEQINHMLNLAFKENENYENLIFHSDQGWQYQHYSYQEKLKEKKIIQSMSRKGNSLDNGLMECFFGLLKSEMFYEQEEKYKTLEELKEAIEDYIYYYNNKRIKEKLKGLTPASYRNQSLLVS